Below is a window of Enterococcus gilvus ATCC BAA-350 DNA.
AACTAAATGAGCATGCACGTGTCCACAAAAAAGACCACCATTCATACCGCGGTCTAATGAAAAAAGTTGGTCATCGTCGTAACTTGTTAGCTTACTTACGTAAGAATGAAGTACAACGTTACCGTGAATTAATCCAACGTCTAGGACTACGTCGTTAATTCGTACTACTATTTAAGAGTGAGGTTCCTAGGAATCTCACTTT
It encodes the following:
- the rpsO gene encoding 30S ribosomal protein S15, which gives rise to MALSKERKNEIINEYARHEGDTGSPEVQIAVLTEEINQLNEHARVHKKDHHSYRGLMKKVGHRRNLLAYLRKNEVQRYRELIQRLGLRR